In a genomic window of Gossypium arboreum isolate Shixiya-1 chromosome 7, ASM2569848v2, whole genome shotgun sequence:
- the LOC108485078 gene encoding leucine aminopeptidase 2, chloroplastic-like isoform X1 translates to MAHSLGLTQPANIQHPKISFAAKEIDVAEWKGDILAVGVTEKDMSKDENSKFQNSILKKLDGLLGGMLAEASSEEDFTGKAGKSMVLRLPSCGSKRVGLIGLGKTASYPASFQRLGEAVAAASKTAQANSVAIILASSEDLSNESKLSTASAIASGTVLGIYEDSRYKSEPRKPKLNSVDIIGLGTGPELEKKLKYAENVSSAIIFGRELVNSPANVLTPAALAAEASNIASLYSDVLSANILSAEQCKELKMGSYLGVAAASANPPHFIHLCYKPSSGPIKTKLALVGKGLTFDSGGYNIKTGAGCSIDIMKTDMGGSAAVLGAAKALGQIKPPGVEVHFIVASCENMISGTGMRPGDIITASNGKTIEVNNTDAEGRLTLADALVYACNQGVDKIVDLATLTGACIVALGPSIAGVFTPSDDLAKEVFEASEVSGEKFWRMPLEESYWESMKSGVADMVNTGGRQGGAITAALFLKQFVDEKVQWMHIDLAGPVWNDKKRVATGFGIATLVEWVLKNSS, encoded by the exons ATCTCTTTTGCTGCAAAAGAGATCGACGTGGCAGAATGGAAAGGGGACATACTTGCAGTTGGGGTCACTGAAAAAGACATGTCCAAGGATGAAAATtccaagtttcaaaactcaattTTGAAAAAATTGGATGGCCTGTTGGGTGGTATGTTAGCTGAGGCCTCTTCTGAGGAGGATTTCACCGGGAAAGCTGGCAAGTCTATGGTTCTTCGACTTCCCAGCTGTGGCTCCAAAAGGGTTGGTTTGATTGGTCTTGGAAAGACAGCTTCATATCCAGCATCTTTTCAAAGGCTTGGTGAAGCTGTTGCTGCAGCCTCAAAGACTGCGCAAGCCAATAGTGTGGCTATCATTCTGGCTTCTTCCGAAGACCTCTCAAATGAGTCAAAGCTGAGTACTGCTTCGGCAATAGCATCTG GGACAGTGTTGGGCATATATGAAGATAGTAGATACAAGTCGGAGCCAAGGAAACCAAAGCTTAATTCTGTGGATATTATTGGTCTTGGAACTGGACCGGAGTTGGAGAAGAAGCTCAAGTATGCTGAAAATGTTTCTTCTGCTATAATATTTGGAAGAGAGCTTGTGAATTCACCAGCAAATGTACTTACCCCTG CTGCACTAGCAGCAGAGGCTTCAAATATTGCTTCCTTGTACAGTGATGTTCTATCTGCAAACATATTGAGCGCTGAGCAGTGCAAGGAGTTGAAGATGGGATCTTACTTGGGAGTTGCCGCTGCATCTGCAAATCCCCCTCATTTTATTCATTTGTGTTACAAACCCTCAAGTGGACCTATTAAAACCAAGTTAGCTTTAGTTGGAAAAGGATTGACTTTTGACAG TGGTGGCTACAATATCAAGACTGGAGCTGGTTGCTCCATTGACATCATGAAAACTGACATGGGAGGTTCTGCAGCAGTTCTTGGTGCAGCAAAAGCCCTTGGGCAAATCAAACCTCCTGGAGTAGAG GTTCATTTTATTGTTGCCTCTTGCGAAAACATGATAAGTGGAACAGGTATGAGacccggagatattatcacagcTTCGAATGGAAAGACAATTGAG GTTAATAACACTGATGCAGAAGGCAGGCTTACACTTGCAGATGCTCTGGTATATGCTTGCAACCAGGGTGTTGACAAG ATAGTTGATCTTGCAACACTAACTGGAGCTTGTATAGTTGCTCTTGGACCCTCCATTGCAG GTGTTTTCACACCCAGTGATGATCTGGCAAAGGAGGTATTCGAAGCTTCAGAGGTCAGTGGTGAGAAATTTTGGAGGATGCCACTAGAAGAAAGCTATTGGGAGTCGATGAAATCAGGAGTTGCTGATATGGTAAATACCGGTGGTCGTCAAGGTGGCGCTATCACTGCTGCTCTGTTCTTAAAACAG TTTGTTGATGAAAAAGTACAGTGGATGCACATCGACTTGGCTGGCCCCGTCTGGAATGATAAGAAGCGGGTAGCAACAGGATTTGGCATTGCGACTTTGGTGGAATGGGTTCTGAAAAACTCATCTTAA
- the LOC108485078 gene encoding leucine aminopeptidase 2, chloroplastic-like isoform X2, translating to MSKDENSKFQNSILKKLDGLLGGMLAEASSEEDFTGKAGKSMVLRLPSCGSKRVGLIGLGKTASYPASFQRLGEAVAAASKTAQANSVAIILASSEDLSNESKLSTASAIASGTVLGIYEDSRYKSEPRKPKLNSVDIIGLGTGPELEKKLKYAENVSSAIIFGRELVNSPANVLTPAALAAEASNIASLYSDVLSANILSAEQCKELKMGSYLGVAAASANPPHFIHLCYKPSSGPIKTKLALVGKGLTFDSGGYNIKTGAGCSIDIMKTDMGGSAAVLGAAKALGQIKPPGVEVHFIVASCENMISGTGMRPGDIITASNGKTIEVNNTDAEGRLTLADALVYACNQGVDKIVDLATLTGACIVALGPSIAGVFTPSDDLAKEVFEASEVSGEKFWRMPLEESYWESMKSGVADMVNTGGRQGGAITAALFLKQFVDEKVQWMHIDLAGPVWNDKKRVATGFGIATLVEWVLKNSS from the exons ATGTCCAAGGATGAAAATtccaagtttcaaaactcaattTTGAAAAAATTGGATGGCCTGTTGGGTGGTATGTTAGCTGAGGCCTCTTCTGAGGAGGATTTCACCGGGAAAGCTGGCAAGTCTATGGTTCTTCGACTTCCCAGCTGTGGCTCCAAAAGGGTTGGTTTGATTGGTCTTGGAAAGACAGCTTCATATCCAGCATCTTTTCAAAGGCTTGGTGAAGCTGTTGCTGCAGCCTCAAAGACTGCGCAAGCCAATAGTGTGGCTATCATTCTGGCTTCTTCCGAAGACCTCTCAAATGAGTCAAAGCTGAGTACTGCTTCGGCAATAGCATCTG GGACAGTGTTGGGCATATATGAAGATAGTAGATACAAGTCGGAGCCAAGGAAACCAAAGCTTAATTCTGTGGATATTATTGGTCTTGGAACTGGACCGGAGTTGGAGAAGAAGCTCAAGTATGCTGAAAATGTTTCTTCTGCTATAATATTTGGAAGAGAGCTTGTGAATTCACCAGCAAATGTACTTACCCCTG CTGCACTAGCAGCAGAGGCTTCAAATATTGCTTCCTTGTACAGTGATGTTCTATCTGCAAACATATTGAGCGCTGAGCAGTGCAAGGAGTTGAAGATGGGATCTTACTTGGGAGTTGCCGCTGCATCTGCAAATCCCCCTCATTTTATTCATTTGTGTTACAAACCCTCAAGTGGACCTATTAAAACCAAGTTAGCTTTAGTTGGAAAAGGATTGACTTTTGACAG TGGTGGCTACAATATCAAGACTGGAGCTGGTTGCTCCATTGACATCATGAAAACTGACATGGGAGGTTCTGCAGCAGTTCTTGGTGCAGCAAAAGCCCTTGGGCAAATCAAACCTCCTGGAGTAGAG GTTCATTTTATTGTTGCCTCTTGCGAAAACATGATAAGTGGAACAGGTATGAGacccggagatattatcacagcTTCGAATGGAAAGACAATTGAG GTTAATAACACTGATGCAGAAGGCAGGCTTACACTTGCAGATGCTCTGGTATATGCTTGCAACCAGGGTGTTGACAAG ATAGTTGATCTTGCAACACTAACTGGAGCTTGTATAGTTGCTCTTGGACCCTCCATTGCAG GTGTTTTCACACCCAGTGATGATCTGGCAAAGGAGGTATTCGAAGCTTCAGAGGTCAGTGGTGAGAAATTTTGGAGGATGCCACTAGAAGAAAGCTATTGGGAGTCGATGAAATCAGGAGTTGCTGATATGGTAAATACCGGTGGTCGTCAAGGTGGCGCTATCACTGCTGCTCTGTTCTTAAAACAG TTTGTTGATGAAAAAGTACAGTGGATGCACATCGACTTGGCTGGCCCCGTCTGGAATGATAAGAAGCGGGTAGCAACAGGATTTGGCATTGCGACTTTGGTGGAATGGGTTCTGAAAAACTCATCTTAA